Proteins from a genomic interval of Paenibacillus sp. FSL R5-0623:
- a CDS encoding amidohydrolase, which produces MSILIQQATILTMKDADAPFMGDIRVEGDRIVQIANHIPPQPEDEIIDGRNKVAMPGLINAHQHTPMSLLRGFSDDLKLMDWLERKMLPAEARMNPEDIYWGAKLSIAEMIRSGTTAFADMYIHMNEIAEAVKQTGMRASLTRGMVFMEDDGGRRLQEAIDLVQRWSGAADGRITTMYGPHSPYTCPMEPLREVIALAVTEDIPLHIHLAETKEEAVKIRERYGMTPTEYLEEAGMFGQAHVLLAHGVHLNRRDIGRLKGMRGGVAHNPVSNLKLGCGIAPITEMLAQGINVGIGTDGAGSATTVDMFEEIKAATWLQKLDYGDPTRLPAKDVLSMATRGSASLLGLQDEVGILEVGYKADLILIDLAKPHLQPVHEVESLLAYSVNGADVDTTIVNGQILMRGRKLLTIDEDELYREVKVRAKRIVEGI; this is translated from the coding sequence ATGAGTATATTGATTCAGCAAGCTACGATTCTAACGATGAAAGATGCCGATGCCCCCTTTATGGGGGATATTCGTGTTGAAGGAGATCGCATTGTACAGATTGCGAACCACATTCCTCCTCAACCTGAAGATGAGATTATCGATGGCCGCAATAAGGTTGCCATGCCGGGCCTCATCAATGCACACCAACATACACCAATGAGCCTGCTCCGGGGATTCTCGGATGATCTGAAGCTGATGGACTGGCTCGAACGCAAAATGTTGCCTGCTGAAGCGCGGATGAACCCGGAAGACATCTATTGGGGTGCCAAGTTATCCATCGCCGAGATGATCCGTTCGGGTACCACTGCGTTTGCAGATATGTACATTCATATGAATGAGATTGCAGAAGCGGTTAAGCAAACGGGTATGCGGGCATCACTTACACGTGGGATGGTATTCATGGAGGATGATGGGGGACGCAGGTTGCAGGAGGCGATTGATCTTGTACAACGCTGGTCTGGAGCGGCCGATGGACGGATTACAACCATGTATGGGCCCCACTCACCCTACACTTGTCCCATGGAGCCGCTACGTGAAGTCATTGCTCTGGCTGTCACGGAGGATATTCCGCTACATATTCATCTGGCTGAGACGAAGGAAGAAGCTGTGAAGATTCGTGAGCGCTATGGCATGACACCGACAGAGTATTTGGAAGAGGCGGGTATGTTCGGACAGGCACATGTGTTGCTTGCACATGGTGTGCACCTCAATCGCAGGGACATCGGCAGATTGAAGGGCATGCGCGGCGGTGTAGCACACAATCCGGTCAGCAATTTGAAGCTGGGGTGTGGAATTGCTCCAATTACCGAGATGTTGGCACAGGGGATTAACGTGGGAATCGGAACCGATGGAGCGGGAAGTGCCACAACCGTGGATATGTTCGAGGAGATCAAAGCCGCGACCTGGCTGCAAAAGCTGGACTATGGCGATCCCACTCGCTTGCCAGCCAAGGACGTACTAAGCATGGCTACACGCGGAAGTGCTAGTCTGCTTGGTCTACAGGATGAAGTGGGTATCCTTGAGGTGGGGTACAAAGCTGATCTGATCCTGATCGATCTGGCGAAACCACATCTTCAACCGGTACATGAGGTAGAATCGTTACTGGCTTACAGCGTAAATGGGGCGGATGTGGACACCACGATCGTGAATGGTCAGATCCTCATGAGAGGCAGAAAGCTGCTCACGATCGATGAGGATGAACTTTACCGTGAGGTGAAGGTTAGAGCCAAGCGGATTGTTGAGGGAATTTAA
- a CDS encoding ATP-binding cassette domain-containing protein gives MKILEVKNVKKSYTLYGKEKVPVLHGLNLSFETGEFVSILGESGCGKSTLMNIIGGMDSDYEGDVVVRGKNLSAMTEKEMDDYRKNNIGFVFQNFNLIPHLSVLENVTIAMQMTDTNEKERNQRAVDILTEVGLKDHLNKRPNQLSGGQKQRVSIARALSNNPDIILADEPTGALDRENGDQILALLDSIAKKGMLVIAVTHSQKVADSGTRIVKVEEGRISDDIHLKDPSTAVYESGQDSSRSLSLLASFKMALKNMKLNGKRNVLVALGGSIGILSVLLMLSLGNGITTYMNDEINSSMDPLLVDITKPSEEAKDMQGPEALMAPGEPFTEADIETIRNFPNVDYVETITTITGKSTMVNEKQSVGLTQLTTLTDAFDSALMTTGVLPVENQMLLPLDTAKQLSGNDQAESMIGKSVFLYINEMDSTNKPVTLEKEVTISGIYEAADPRSPMQQSPGYISSETLEQMYTDNGITIGPIQVNAYATDMKYVNDINEAAVDAGFAGSQMAKVMENITTYVSMASIVLAGIAGISLIVSGIMILVVLYISVVERTKEIGILRAIGARKKDIKRIFFSESALLGVFSGIIAVIFALIISYVLNILLDNAFGAKLINLSGYYILFGIVVSTAISIVAGLMPSSKAAKLDPMESLRYE, from the coding sequence ATGAAAATACTAGAAGTTAAAAATGTGAAGAAATCATACACCCTATATGGAAAAGAAAAAGTTCCCGTACTCCACGGTCTGAACCTGAGTTTTGAGACAGGGGAATTTGTCTCCATCCTTGGCGAATCTGGCTGCGGTAAGTCGACACTGATGAATATCATTGGTGGCATGGACTCCGACTATGAAGGGGACGTCGTTGTTCGTGGCAAGAACTTAAGTGCCATGACGGAGAAGGAAATGGATGATTACCGGAAGAATAATATTGGCTTTGTCTTTCAAAACTTCAATCTGATCCCACACCTGTCTGTCCTCGAAAATGTTACCATTGCGATGCAAATGACGGATACGAATGAGAAGGAACGGAACCAACGTGCCGTTGATATATTGACGGAAGTCGGACTGAAGGATCATCTGAATAAACGTCCCAACCAGCTGTCCGGGGGTCAGAAGCAACGGGTTTCCATTGCACGGGCTTTGTCCAACAATCCGGATATTATTCTCGCGGATGAACCGACGGGTGCTCTGGATAGGGAGAACGGAGATCAAATCCTCGCTCTGCTCGATAGCATTGCCAAAAAGGGAATGCTGGTGATTGCCGTAACTCACTCGCAGAAAGTCGCTGACTCCGGTACACGTATTGTGAAGGTTGAAGAGGGGCGCATTAGTGACGATATTCATCTGAAAGATCCTTCTACGGCTGTTTACGAGAGTGGTCAAGATTCTTCCCGGAGCCTGAGCTTGCTTGCTTCATTCAAGATGGCACTTAAAAATATGAAACTCAACGGCAAGCGTAATGTATTGGTCGCTTTAGGTGGATCTATAGGTATATTAAGTGTACTCCTGATGCTCTCCTTGGGGAATGGAATAACGACGTATATGAATGACGAAATCAATTCAAGTATGGACCCTTTGCTCGTGGATATAACCAAGCCGAGTGAAGAAGCCAAGGATATGCAGGGCCCCGAGGCTTTGATGGCACCAGGTGAACCGTTCACGGAAGCTGATATTGAGACGATTCGTAATTTTCCTAATGTGGATTATGTAGAGACGATCACGACCATTACAGGCAAATCCACGATGGTGAATGAAAAACAAAGTGTAGGACTCACACAGTTAACAACGTTAACGGATGCTTTTGATTCAGCACTGATGACAACTGGTGTTCTGCCGGTAGAAAATCAGATGCTGTTACCTCTCGATACGGCGAAACAATTAAGCGGAAATGACCAGGCTGAATCCATGATCGGCAAGTCCGTGTTTCTATATATCAACGAGATGGATAGCACTAATAAACCAGTGACTTTGGAGAAAGAAGTAACCATCTCAGGGATCTACGAAGCGGCAGATCCGCGATCTCCAATGCAACAATCCCCGGGGTACATTTCATCAGAGACGCTGGAGCAAATGTATACAGACAATGGAATAACGATCGGGCCGATTCAGGTTAACGCCTATGCAACAGATATGAAATATGTAAATGATATCAATGAAGCTGCTGTTGACGCTGGTTTCGCAGGCTCCCAAATGGCCAAGGTCATGGAGAATATCACGACATATGTAAGTATGGCTTCCATTGTACTCGCGGGTATTGCAGGCATTTCGTTGATCGTATCCGGTATTATGATATTGGTTGTACTCTATATTAGTGTCGTGGAACGGACAAAGGAGATCGGCATTCTTCGGGCGATTGGAGCAAGAAAGAAAGATATCAAGCGAATATTCTTCTCTGAATCTGCCTTATTAGGCGTATTTAGTGGTATTATTGCGGTAATCTTTGCACTGATCATCAGTTATGTATTAAACATTCTTTTGGACAATGCGTTTGGAGCCAAACTCATTAATCTCTCGGGATATTATATCTTGTTTGGTATCGTGGTAAGTACAGCGATTAGTATTGTTGCCGGTTTAATGCCATCATCAAAAGCGGCGAAGCTGGACCCGATGGAATCCTTACGATACGAATAA
- a CDS encoding response regulator transcription factor, whose translation MNTILVVDDDSHIRKLIRIYLEKNQFSVLEAPDGQEALDILSHTKVDLAIVDVMMPRIDGIELTEDIRSYLDIPILMVTAKGESKDKVRGFNAGSDDYLVKPFDPVELILRVKSLLKRYNKSSSNMIQISGVTIDLGNLMVVSDGQTIELKKKECELLFSLASSPGKIFTRTQLIDDIWGIDYEGDERTVDVHIKRLRERLEHVPELVISTIRGLGYRLERA comes from the coding sequence ATGAACACAATTCTGGTGGTGGACGATGATTCCCATATCCGCAAATTAATCCGAATTTATCTTGAAAAGAATCAATTCTCCGTGCTGGAAGCACCAGACGGTCAAGAGGCGTTAGATATCCTCTCGCATACGAAAGTGGATCTGGCGATAGTAGATGTCATGATGCCACGAATAGACGGTATTGAACTGACGGAAGATATTCGGTCTTATCTGGATATTCCCATCCTGATGGTGACAGCCAAGGGAGAATCCAAGGACAAAGTCAGAGGATTTAATGCCGGGTCAGACGATTACCTGGTTAAACCGTTTGATCCTGTGGAGTTAATCCTGCGTGTAAAATCGTTGCTGAAACGATATAACAAAAGTTCATCAAACATGATTCAGATCAGCGGTGTAACGATTGATTTGGGCAATCTGATGGTTGTTTCGGATGGACAAACTATCGAGTTGAAAAAGAAGGAATGTGAATTGTTATTTTCTCTGGCAAGCTCGCCAGGGAAAATATTCACACGTACACAGCTTATAGATGACATATGGGGCATCGATTACGAAGGAGATGAGCGTACAGTTGATGTACATATCAAACGGTTAAGGGAACGTCTGGAGCATGTTCCTGAGTTAGTGATCTCAACGATAAGAGGACTCGGTTATCGCCTGGAGCGGGCATGA
- a CDS encoding HAMP domain-containing sensor histidine kinase translates to MKMFRKSLRLRIVATFIGIVLVSLILSFMLNSGSQEKTPNRFMVTFAEDIATLINLIDDPEKVKSSMDIFARYGLNIAPVNEQSEVLSSLPKDKVHSLFDSGTTDAIFLSSKDGIATIGVPGTNEGIGTFLIRSDFSSLFHTLRNTLLTSLLTVLVIGSLLILFMSGYIVKPIKRLTVAAKEMSSGDLSVRLKHNNKDEFGELMESFNHMASELQKIDSVRDDFVSNVSHEMQSPLTSIRGFTRALQDGVIPLEEQKEHLDIIYEETLRLSRLSDNLLRLASLDSEHHPVHFTTFQLDEQLRRAILLAEPQWSQKDIQIELDLLPCEITLDRDLFDQVWQNLINNAIKYTGPKGTIHVEIETSSSHVKVLIRDSGQGIPEDALPYIFDRFYMVDKARSSSLRGNGLGLSIVIKILKLHQCTIDVESEVGKGTQFIVTIPRSTITPTP, encoded by the coding sequence ATGAAAATGTTTAGGAAAAGCCTGCGACTTCGCATCGTAGCTACGTTTATCGGGATTGTTCTGGTGAGTTTGATTCTCTCCTTTATGCTGAATAGCGGGTCTCAGGAAAAGACACCGAATCGTTTTATGGTTACTTTTGCTGAAGACATCGCTACACTGATTAACCTGATCGATGATCCGGAAAAAGTGAAATCCAGCATGGATATCTTTGCACGGTACGGTTTGAACATCGCTCCGGTGAATGAACAAAGTGAAGTGTTATCTTCCTTGCCAAAGGACAAAGTTCATTCGTTATTTGATTCGGGTACAACGGATGCCATTTTTCTGTCCAGTAAAGATGGAATCGCGACCATAGGTGTTCCCGGAACAAACGAGGGGATTGGCACATTTCTGATTCGAAGTGATTTCTCCTCTCTTTTTCATACACTGAGAAACACGCTCTTAACCTCACTGTTAACGGTTCTGGTCATTGGCAGCTTATTAATCCTGTTCATGTCCGGGTATATTGTGAAACCGATTAAGAGATTAACGGTTGCGGCGAAGGAGATGTCATCAGGTGACCTGTCGGTCCGCCTGAAACATAACAATAAGGATGAGTTTGGGGAACTGATGGAGAGTTTTAATCATATGGCCAGTGAGTTGCAAAAAATCGATTCGGTTCGTGATGACTTTGTCAGCAACGTCTCTCATGAAATGCAGTCTCCACTCACATCGATCAGAGGATTTACCAGAGCACTACAAGATGGTGTTATTCCATTAGAAGAGCAGAAAGAGCATTTGGATATTATCTATGAGGAAACGCTGCGCTTATCGAGGCTCAGTGATAATCTGCTTCGGCTAGCCTCGCTGGATTCGGAGCATCATCCGGTTCATTTCACCACATTCCAGTTGGATGAACAATTAAGAAGGGCGATTTTACTGGCCGAGCCGCAGTGGTCACAGAAGGACATACAGATCGAACTGGATTTGTTGCCCTGCGAGATCACACTGGACAGAGATTTGTTTGATCAGGTCTGGCAAAATTTAATAAACAATGCGATCAAATACACCGGTCCTAAAGGTACCATTCATGTCGAAATTGAGACGTCATCTTCACATGTGAAGGTATTGATTAGAGATTCAGGACAAGGTATACCTGAGGACGCCCTTCCGTATATCTTTGATCGATTCTACATGGTGGACAAAGCAAGGAGCAGCTCGCTTCGAGGGAATGGATTAGGGTTGTCCATTGTGATTAAAATATTGAAGTTGCATCAATGTACAATTGATGTAGAGAGCGAAGTAGGAAAAGGAACGCAGTTTATTGTCACGATTCCCAGATCGACCATTACACCTACACCTTAA
- a CDS encoding UbiD family decarboxylase — protein sequence MKYRNMEDCINDLEQHGHLIRVKEEVDPHLEMAAIHMKVHEAKGPALLFENVKGSKFQAVSNLFGTVERSKFMFRGTLEGVQRVMAVRDDPMKALKTPFQHVRTGLAAWQALPKQKSISLPVSAQEIQISDLPLIKHWPMDGGAFVTLPQVYSEDPDKPGIMNSNLGMYRVQLDGNDFEMNKEIGLHYQIHRGIGIHQAKAVKKGEALKVSIFIGGPPAHTLSAVMPLPEGLSEMTFAGLLAGRRFRYSYKDGYCISNDADFVITGDIYPGETKPEGPFGDHLGYYSLTHEFPLMRVHKVYAKPNAIWPFTVVGRPPQEDTAFGDLIHEITGDAIKQEIPGVKEVHAVDAAGVHPLLFAIGSERYTPYQTVKQPTELLTIANRILGTGQLSLAKYLFITAEDQQPLDTHKEVEFLTYILERMDMQRDIHFYTHTTIDTLDYSGTGLNSGSKVVFAAYGDKVRDLCSDVPESLKNIRGYENPQLIMPGMVSIQTSAFTSYEDTAQEMQAFTSLLKEQGGLNSCPMIILCDDSSFLSANLSNFLWTTFTRSNPSHDMYGVNSGYDHKHWGCDQVIIDARTKPHQAPPLIPDASVEKSIERFFVKGASLGSIKI from the coding sequence ATGAAATATCGCAACATGGAAGATTGTATTAACGATCTGGAGCAGCACGGTCATTTGATTCGGGTCAAAGAAGAGGTTGATCCTCATCTGGAGATGGCAGCGATCCACATGAAAGTGCACGAGGCTAAAGGCCCGGCGTTGTTATTCGAAAATGTAAAAGGCTCAAAGTTCCAGGCCGTATCGAATCTGTTCGGCACGGTGGAACGAAGCAAATTCATGTTCCGCGGTACGCTGGAAGGCGTACAACGGGTCATGGCTGTTCGTGACGACCCCATGAAGGCGCTTAAGACGCCATTTCAGCATGTCCGCACAGGTCTAGCTGCGTGGCAGGCGCTGCCAAAACAGAAATCTATCAGCCTACCCGTGTCGGCACAAGAGATTCAAATCTCGGACTTGCCGCTCATCAAACACTGGCCAATGGACGGTGGGGCATTTGTGACCCTACCACAGGTTTATTCGGAAGATCCGGACAAACCAGGCATCATGAATTCAAACTTGGGGATGTACCGGGTTCAACTAGATGGCAATGATTTTGAAATGAACAAGGAAATAGGGTTACACTATCAGATTCATCGCGGAATCGGTATACATCAAGCCAAAGCCGTTAAAAAGGGAGAAGCACTGAAAGTCAGTATTTTCATTGGGGGTCCACCCGCACATACGCTTTCAGCGGTGATGCCTTTGCCTGAAGGACTAAGTGAGATGACATTTGCCGGTCTGCTCGCTGGACGTCGCTTCCGGTACAGTTACAAGGACGGATATTGCATCAGTAATGATGCTGATTTTGTCATCACAGGTGATATCTACCCAGGCGAGACAAAACCTGAAGGTCCGTTCGGTGATCATCTGGGTTATTACAGTCTGACACATGAATTCCCGCTAATGCGTGTGCATAAAGTCTATGCCAAACCTAATGCGATCTGGCCGTTTACGGTTGTTGGTCGTCCACCGCAAGAGGATACGGCTTTTGGTGATTTGATACATGAGATTACAGGAGACGCGATCAAACAGGAGATTCCAGGTGTTAAAGAAGTGCATGCGGTCGATGCGGCAGGAGTCCATCCATTACTGTTTGCCATTGGCAGTGAACGTTACACGCCGTATCAGACTGTAAAGCAGCCGACAGAGTTGCTTACGATTGCCAATCGTATTTTGGGTACGGGGCAGCTCAGTCTGGCGAAGTACCTGTTTATTACCGCTGAGGATCAGCAGCCTTTGGACACCCATAAGGAAGTTGAATTCCTGACCTATATCTTGGAGCGCATGGATATGCAGCGGGATATTCATTTCTATACGCATACAACGATTGATACACTGGATTACTCGGGTACCGGGCTGAACAGCGGTAGCAAGGTTGTTTTTGCAGCGTATGGCGACAAGGTTCGGGACCTGTGCTCGGATGTGCCGGAGTCTTTGAAGAACATTCGCGGTTATGAAAATCCGCAGCTCATCATGCCAGGGATGGTTTCGATTCAGACATCGGCTTTCACAAGTTATGAGGATACAGCACAGGAGATGCAAGCATTCACGTCTCTATTGAAAGAACAGGGAGGTCTGAACTCGTGTCCGATGATCATCCTCTGTGATGACAGTTCGTTCCTGAGTGCTAATCTCAGCAACTTCTTGTGGACAACCTTTACTCGCAGCAACCCTTCACATGACATGTACGGGGTTAATAGCGGATATGACCACAAGCATTGGGGCTGTGATCAGGTGATTATTGATGCACGTACCAAACCTCACCAGGCACCGCCGCTGATTCCCGATGCTTCGGTCGAGAAGAGCATTGAACGATTTTTTGTTAAAGGTGCTAGTCTGGGTTCGATCAAAATCTAA
- a CDS encoding HD domain-containing phosphohydrolase: protein MRIHIMNLQDGDRLTADTFSDAGLHVLGKGTVIKGEDITLLMQHRVDYVDIESREEEITEAEFFAAAAKHASGITTKEEPPEEELKSQFIQTVHNYQNAFLEALTVGKFNATMVDDALQPMVEGLDEQKDVVHLLMMLERDDVNNYTHSIQVGLLSFYLANWLGYSQKESYQISRGGYLHDIGKCKVSHRIRNKTEPLTADEQLEMQRHTIYGHEIIKNSMTDEATALVALQHHEREDGSGYPMQLEKSEIHPYTQIVSVADIYIGMRSGNHGGSNPNLINNLRDIYGMGFGKLNEKPVQALMQHLLPNFIGKQVLLSNGEKGVIVMNNTSDIFKPLIKVESEEYRDLSKERTLAIDELLI, encoded by the coding sequence TTGAGAATCCATATTATGAACCTGCAAGACGGAGACCGTCTAACTGCAGATACATTCAGCGATGCAGGATTACACGTTCTCGGGAAGGGAACTGTGATCAAAGGTGAGGATATCACCTTGCTTATGCAGCACCGTGTAGATTATGTAGATATTGAATCACGCGAAGAAGAAATCACTGAAGCAGAATTTTTTGCTGCAGCGGCAAAACATGCTTCCGGGATAACTACGAAGGAAGAACCGCCTGAAGAAGAGCTGAAGTCCCAGTTTATTCAGACTGTACATAATTATCAAAATGCTTTTCTCGAAGCTCTAACCGTTGGCAAGTTCAACGCCACCATGGTGGATGATGCACTGCAACCGATGGTTGAGGGACTGGATGAGCAGAAAGATGTCGTTCATCTCCTGATGATGCTGGAGCGGGATGACGTCAATAACTATACACATTCAATTCAGGTAGGATTGTTGTCCTTCTACCTTGCGAACTGGCTTGGATATTCTCAGAAGGAGAGTTATCAGATTAGTCGCGGTGGTTATCTGCATGACATCGGAAAGTGCAAAGTATCCCACCGGATTCGGAACAAAACAGAACCGTTGACGGCTGATGAGCAGCTTGAGATGCAGCGTCACACCATATATGGCCATGAAATTATCAAAAATTCGATGACGGATGAAGCGACAGCACTGGTCGCTCTGCAGCATCACGAACGGGAAGATGGGTCGGGTTATCCGATGCAACTGGAGAAAAGTGAAATTCATCCATATACACAGATTGTATCTGTAGCGGATATCTATATCGGTATGAGATCAGGGAATCACGGAGGAAGCAATCCAAATCTGATCAACAACCTTAGAGATATCTATGGAATGGGATTTGGTAAATTGAATGAAAAACCGGTTCAGGCATTGATGCAGCATTTGCTTCCTAATTTCATCGGGAAACAGGTTCTGCTCAGCAATGGGGAAAAAGGTGTGATTGTCATGAACAATACGTCTGATATTTTCAAACCACTCATCAAAGTGGAGTCTGAAGAATATCGCGATCTCTCCAAAGAGCGTACGCTTGCCATTGATGAATTGCTTATTTAA
- a CDS encoding SRPBCC family protein, protein MIEVSTEITIHASIERCFDYARNIDVHTQTVWQHTRERAVAGVTTGRIGAGDTVTFQATHFGVRQKLKSRIVQFERPFLFVDQMEKGAFKSMRHEHHFSVIGDQMTCMRDTLRFEAPLGLLGWATERLVLKRYMQAFLEDRNRKLKDMLEQ, encoded by the coding sequence ATGATTGAAGTTTCAACCGAGATTACGATACATGCCTCGATTGAACGATGCTTTGACTATGCCCGGAATATTGATGTACATACTCAGACCGTCTGGCAACATACGAGAGAGCGAGCAGTTGCAGGGGTAACCACAGGAAGAATTGGAGCAGGGGATACCGTTACATTTCAGGCTACTCATTTTGGAGTCAGACAGAAGCTGAAGTCCCGGATCGTGCAGTTTGAACGACCTTTCCTCTTTGTGGATCAGATGGAGAAAGGGGCTTTTAAGAGCATGCGACATGAACATCATTTTAGCGTAATTGGGGATCAGATGACTTGCATGAGAGACACACTTCGATTCGAAGCTCCACTTGGATTGCTGGGATGGGCAACGGAGCGACTTGTGCTGAAGAGATACATGCAGGCATTTCTGGAGGATCGTAATCGTAAGCTCAAAGATATGCTTGAGCAGTAG
- a CDS encoding MFS transporter, with amino-acid sequence MQTSSSDAQLSNKDRPAMSRLVALLFAVCSGLAVANIYYAQPLLDSIAQEFSLSPSSIGIVITVTQICYALGLFLLVPLGDLLNRRKLIIIQMLLSVLALVIVGTAQSSSLLFMGMAVVGLLAVITQTLVAFAAHLADPSERGRIVGQVTSGIVIGILLARTVAGTLNDWLGWRSVYLFSSSLTLLGIVALYLVLPRQQSPQVKQSYIQLLGSVLQLYRELRVLRVRGVLAMLIFTAFSILWTSMVLPLSSPPLSLSHTVIGAFGLAGAAGALAAARAGKLADRGLGQKTTGVALVILLLSWLPIGYVHHSLWFLILGVILLDLAVQAVHVTNQSLIYEVRPEAQSRLTAAYMIFYSIGSAIGSIVSTQVYAWAGWTAVCWLGAGVSAAALVFWIIDCYMHRNLDR; translated from the coding sequence ATGCAAACTTCTTCTTCAGATGCACAATTATCCAATAAGGATCGTCCAGCCATGTCACGGTTAGTTGCTCTTCTCTTTGCCGTGTGCAGCGGACTTGCGGTCGCCAATATCTATTATGCTCAGCCTTTGCTGGACTCCATCGCTCAAGAATTCAGCCTTTCTCCATCATCCATAGGGATTGTCATCACAGTGACTCAAATATGTTATGCCTTGGGGCTGTTCCTTCTCGTTCCGCTTGGTGACCTCTTAAATCGCCGCAAGCTGATCATCATTCAAATGCTCTTGTCCGTACTTGCACTGGTTATCGTAGGAACCGCACAATCCAGTTCCCTGTTGTTCATGGGGATGGCTGTCGTTGGATTATTAGCCGTCATTACGCAAACGCTCGTTGCCTTTGCTGCACACTTGGCAGACCCTTCCGAACGTGGCCGCATTGTCGGACAGGTAACCAGCGGAATCGTCATTGGCATTTTACTTGCACGAACAGTTGCAGGTACGCTGAACGATTGGCTCGGTTGGAGATCGGTATATCTCTTCTCTTCCAGCCTTACATTACTCGGAATTGTCGCCTTATATCTTGTTCTCCCAAGGCAACAATCTCCTCAAGTAAAACAAAGTTATATCCAGTTACTCGGTTCTGTCTTGCAACTGTACCGTGAGTTGCGTGTGTTACGAGTACGAGGTGTGCTCGCCATGCTGATTTTTACAGCCTTCAGCATCTTGTGGACTTCCATGGTTCTGCCACTAAGTAGCCCTCCACTGTCCCTGTCTCATACGGTCATAGGTGCATTCGGTCTGGCAGGAGCAGCTGGAGCACTGGCCGCTGCCCGTGCAGGTAAACTCGCCGATCGGGGCCTTGGGCAGAAAACAACCGGTGTTGCCCTTGTCATTCTGCTCTTATCCTGGCTGCCCATCGGTTATGTCCATCATTCTCTCTGGTTCTTGATCCTGGGTGTTATCCTGCTCGATCTCGCCGTGCAGGCTGTACATGTTACCAACCAGAGCCTGATCTACGAAGTTCGCCCCGAAGCACAGAGCCGCCTGACGGCAGCCTATATGATCTTTTATTCCATCGGCAGTGCGATTGGCTCCATTGTTTCTACCCAAGTGTATGCATGGGCGGGCTGGACAGCCGTATGCTGGTTAGGTGCTGGCGTTAGTGCAGCAGCCCTTGTGTTCTGGATAATCGATTGTTATATGCATCGGAATCTCGATCGTTGA
- a CDS encoding TetR/AcrR family transcriptional regulator, which translates to MVRQREFDTDKALDAAMHTFWDKGFEASSLNDLTTAMGIQRPSLYAAFGDKKELFETALRRYTSQHAAQVRARLQQGSSVREAFRGLFEHIGAEGSVTEPSHGCFCINTMVELAPHDPKFAVLTREHQMYLGVLFKETIERGQQSGELSTDMNASTVAQSLVVSMIGLTVLMKSGPDRLFVEQSIQVTLSLLQ; encoded by the coding sequence ATGGTTAGACAACGGGAATTTGATACGGATAAAGCACTCGATGCAGCGATGCATACGTTTTGGGACAAGGGATTCGAAGCGTCATCTTTAAATGACTTGACGACCGCAATGGGCATACAACGTCCCAGTCTGTACGCGGCTTTTGGCGATAAAAAGGAATTGTTTGAAACAGCACTTCGCAGGTATACCTCTCAGCATGCGGCTCAAGTCAGAGCCAGACTTCAACAGGGCTCCTCCGTGCGGGAAGCCTTTCGTGGATTGTTTGAACACATTGGAGCAGAGGGGAGTGTGACCGAGCCTAGTCACGGCTGTTTTTGCATTAATACGATGGTTGAGCTGGCTCCCCATGATCCCAAATTCGCTGTCCTTACACGGGAGCATCAGATGTACCTGGGTGTACTTTTCAAAGAAACGATAGAACGAGGGCAACAGAGCGGGGAGTTGTCTACTGACATGAACGCGAGTACGGTCGCACAGTCTCTGGTAGTATCCATGATTGGACTGACTGTCTTGATGAAATCAGGACCGGATCGCTTGTTTGTGGAGCAGAGCATCCAGGTTACGCTGTCTTTGTTACAGTAA